ACTCCCCAAGTACCTGCCCAGCGCGAGTTCGGCCTATCTATTGCTTCAAATCGCAGAGAAAACGACCGTTTGGGGGCGAATCTGCATGGGTGAAACCCTCTATAGATAAAATCTATGCCTACCCTACTTCTTTTCTATTTTTCAGCTTTAGGGTTGAGGTCGACAATTAAGAAACTGCAAGATGTGCGGTTAAAGCCAAGCTAGGCTCCGTTTTTGGCGTCGCTCGCGTGTCAGGCGAGCTATTTATAAACAGAGCCGAGAATTCACCTAAGAACTTCTCCCTAAAGTCTGAACCACAATGCCACTAGGTGCTGCAGGAAATACGAATAATTTATCGCTCGAAGGAGCCATTTGTGTGTTGGCACAGTTCGCCGCCACAGCCCGTGTTTCGTTTGATCGAGGCCAGGCTCGGCGTCTGTTGCACGAAGCAGAACGCGCGATACCGGGCGAGGAAAGCGCTGCCTGGGGATGCCGTTTGGTGGAAGTGGGCGAGAGCATCAACCTCAAGGTCCGCACGCTCGATGCGTCTGTCGATCGCATTATTGCGTTTGTCCACGATGGCACTCCCATCGCTTTCGGCGTCGACGACGAAGCGGGGCAAACTCACTGGCGTATCATCACTCAAGTCAAAGGCTCTCAGGTTCACGTGCTAGAACCGCTCGTCGAGTCGGAACGATGGATTTCGTTGCGAAATCTGCGAAAGGAACTTTCGCTCGAGAGTAAAGATGCCAAGTATCGGTGGCTGATCGGTCAGCCGGCTTTAAGTTGCCAAACGCCATCTCGCCCAACGAAAACACCTTCGGCTCAAGGGGGGCAAAAGCCGTTCTCGCGGTTGGTATCGCTCTTTATTCCCGAGCGACGCGATCTGTGGATCTTGTTGGTCTTCTCGGCCGTTGTCGGCATCTTGGCACTGGCGACTCCCGTGGCTGTCGAGGTGCTGGTCAACACGGTCGCGTTCGGCAGATATTTGCAGCCGGTGATTGTCCTGGCACTGATGCTGTTTGTCTTCCTCGTATTCGCGGCGGTGATGCGGGCGTTGATCATCTTCGTGGCGGAAGTGTTGCAACGGCGGATCTTCATCCGGGTAGTCGAAGACCTGGCCTATCGCTTGCCCCGGGTCCAGCAAGACGAATTCAACGACGTCCATGGACCAGAGCTGACCAATCGTTTTTTCGATGTGGTTACTGTCCAGAAAGCGACTTCCGTATTGCTGCTTGATGGTGTGACGATTGTGCTGCAAACCATCATCGGGATGGCCGTGATCGCTTTTTACCATCCCTTTTTCTTAGGCTTCGATGTGGTCCTGCTGATGCTGATCGCCCTGGCTATTTTTGGCCTGGGTCGTGGGGCGGTAAAAACTTCGATCAAAGAGTCTAAAGCAAAGTACGCCGTCGCGGCCTGGCTGCAGGAACTGGCCCGGCATACTACCGCCTTTAAGATGAACGGAGGCCAGTCCTACGCGTTAGAGCGAGCCGACGATTTGGCCGTGCATTGGCTCGAAGCTCGACGGTCTCACTTCAAAGTCATATTGCGTCAAATCTTGTTCGTGCTCGGCCTTCAAGCCGTCGCGGCCACAAGCTTGCTGGGGCTCGGAGGCTGGCTCGTTATTTCCGGTGAAATGACCCTGGGCCAACTGGTCGCCGCCGAGTTGATTGTGATGATGATCCTCGGCTCGTTCGCAAAATTAGGCAAGCACCTCGAAAGCTTCTACGACTTGCTGGCTTCGATCGATAAGCTGGGGAATCTCTTCGATTTGAGTACCGAACAGCACGACCGGCTCTTCCATCTCAACGAAGGGACTCCGGCAGCAATGCGGGTGCGGGGAATCACGTTGGCTAACCAAGGCCGAACCTTGTTTTCCAATTTCAGTTTGGAAATCGAACCAGGAACTTGCACCGCCATTTTGGGCGATTCCGGCGCGGGCAAGTCGACCCTGCTAAGTCTTTTGTGTGGGCTACGCTCGCCGAGCAAAGGTGGGATCGAGCTGGATGATATCGATATCCGAGAACTGCGTCCCGATTCCCTTCGCGAGCATATCGCATTGGCTGGCCAAGTCGCCATTTTCCACGGAACGATTCTCGAGAACATTCATTTAAATCGTCCGCACATCAATGCCAAAGATGTCCGTGACGCGTTGACGATTGTCGACTTGTTTGACGAACTGCAAGACCTGCCCGACGGTCTTAACACGATGGTGCAGACCCATGGACACAAACTTTCCCGCAGCCAGGCCACCCGTTTGATGTTGGCCCGCGCGATCGTAGGACGCCCGCGCATGCTGCTGCTCGATGGGGCACTCGACGGGCTTTCCGACGAGATGGCGGGGCGATTGTTGGAAAGATTGCAAGGCGAAAACAGTTGGACTTTGGTGGTCGCCACCGTCAGGAAAAGCATCGCCCAGTTATGCCAGCGCCAAGTCGTGTTAAAGGGTGAAAATTCCGGGGCAATCGCATCAGAAACTCAATAGCACCTAACGGCTAAAGCAAGGGAACACCGATGAAAGTATCGGGTTTACGAAACGTATCGGATATTCCGCAATCGCACGACGATAGCTTGCCAGCATTGAAGCTGGTGCAGTCATCGCGTTGGGTGTGGCGATTGGCGAATATCCTGTTGGGAATGCTTCTGCTGAGCATTGTGGGGATGGTCTTTGTGCCATGGCAGCAATCGGCCAAAGGGACCGGGCAAGTGGTTGCCTATGCTCCGCAAGAACGACAGCAGTTGATCACCGCGCCAACGAAAGGAGTCGTGTCGTTAATTTCGCCTGAGCTGCGCGAAGGTTCGCTGGTGAAGCGAGGGGACCTGATCCTGGAAATGGAACCAGGCGCCGCCGACTTGGTAAATCAGTTGGAAGCTTCCTTACGCGACCTCGATGCCAAGGTTGCCACCGCCGAGGCAAAAGCAGATGTTTACGGCAGGAACGTTATCGACTTCACCGAAGCCAAACTTGCAGCCGTGTCGGGGGCCGATCAGTTGATCGAAGCGGCCGAGGCGAAGTGGGACTCGAAACAAAAACTGGTCGACGGCTACGAAGCCAAACGTTTGCAGGCTCAGTTGAATTTGGAACGCCAAAAGAAACTGTTTGCCAGTGGTCTGCAATCGGAAAAGGAATTGGAGAAGTTGCAAAAAGATCTGCACGTAGCCGAGTCCGACTTGAAGTCGGCCAAGCTCGATGTGGAAGCCGCTTTAGGAGAGTACGAAGCGAAGAAGAAAGAGCGAATCCAGAAAGAACGCGAAGCGCAAACGAAGGTCGATTACGCCCAAGCCATGCAGCACGAGGCGCTCGGCCAGGTTGCCACCGCCAACAAAGAACGACGCGATCTGGAAATCAAACTTTCTGAACTCGAACGCTTGAAAATCAGAGCTCCACGGGATGGAACCTTGTATCGAGTCGAGGTCTTTGAACGTGGACAAATGTTAAAGGAAGGAGATCCCCTGTTTACGATTGTCCCTGAGACCACTCAGCGGGCCGTCGAACTTTGGATCTCCGGTAATGATGTTCCCCTGGTGCAAAACGCCGATCACGTCCGCTTGCAGTTTGAAGGTTGGCCCGCCGTTCAATTTGCCGGCTGGCCTTCGGTGGCGGTGGGCACTTTCGGCGGAAAAGTTACCAGTGTCGACGCAACCGACGATGGCCAAGGCAACTTTCGTGTTTTGGTCGTACCCGATGAAGAAGGGGCATGGCCATCGGATCGCTACCTGCGGCAAGGTGTGCAAGCAAACGGTTGGGTGATGTTAAATCAGGTTCCACTAGGCTACGAGATATGGCGACAATTGAACGGATTCCCACCGACGGCCACCAACGGCAAGAAGCCCGCAAGCAAGAAGCCTGTGAAGTCGAAAGTCAAGCTGCCAAAATAAGCCGGGGCAACCTCGTCGTCTTGCTGCTCACCATCGTGGCGACCAACTGCTTGAGCGGTTGTCGCTCTTCGTCGGTTCACGTGCCAGCCTATGCCGAAACAACCACGGCCCAAGCTACCCACAGCCAGGAAGCGGCAGCGCCGCCGGAAGTCGCCACCAACCCGCAGCCGGCAGACTACGAGATGGTCTCCTTCGACGAAGATTTGCCTCAGCTTAACGAGCAAGGGGCACCACTCGAGTCAGCTCCTTTAGAAGCCGTACCGCAGCAGGCCACGCCCTTGGAAGAAGTGAAGCCGAAGCCGCTGAGCATGCAAGACGTGATCAAGGCCGTGGAAGCTTCGTACCCACTTCTTTCCAGTGCCTACCTGAGCCGCGAGGTCGCCGCTGGCGAAAACGTCACCGCCATGGGCGCGTTCGACCTGAAGTTGAAAGGCTCGAGCATCTCGCGCCCGGAAGGGTTCTATGAATATTACCGGCAAGGGGTCTCGATGGAGCAGCCGCTGTTTTCCGGCGGTTATTTGTATGGCGGCTATCGGCTGGGGGAAGGCAACTTTCCGGTCTGGTACGGCGGTCAGCAAACCAACGGTGGCGGCGAATTTGCAACCGGCGTGGGAATGCCGCTGCTGAAAGATCGCGCGATCGATCAACGCCGGGCCGAGCTATTCAAATCCGAGCTTGAACGACAACGGGTCGAGCCAGAGATTCGAGCGCAACTGATCGAGTTCACCAAAATTGCCTCGATCTACTATTGGGATTGGGTCGCCGCCGGTCAGGCTCGCGATGCCGAACGCGGATTACTGGCGCTCGCCCTGCAGCGCGTTCAAAACATCCAACGCCGAATCGAGCTAGGCGACATGAAAGCAATCACCCGCATCACCAACGAGCAGCTCATCGCCGCGCGGGAAACGAAAGTGATTGAAGCAGAACGGAAGCTGCAAAGTGCGGCGATCAAGCTTTCGCTCTTCTTTCGCAATCCAGAAGGCGAACCGCTGTTACCGCACGAATCGCTGCTGCCAGGCCACTTCCCGCCGCAACTGTTGCCTTCCGAGCAAGACCTGCAAGACGCCCCTGCCACGGCCATCGCCGCTTCGCCGCTGCTGGCAGATATCGACTGGAAGATTCGCCAAACGCGGATTGATTTAGAACAGGCCGAAAACTCGGTTTTGCCTAAGCTCGACGCCCAGTTGTACGCCTCGAAAGATGTCGGCGATCCGACCAGTCCCAAAGGGGATAAGACTCCGTTTGAATTAGAGCTGGGCCTTTTCGGCGAAGTCCCTTTGCAGCGGCGCGCGGCCTTCGGCAAAATCACTTCCACCCAAGGCAAACTGCAACAGCTCTCGCTCAAACGCCAATTCACGGCCGAGAAAACGGTTGCGACCGTGCAAGACGCCATCTCGGCCTTGTTGAACGCCAAGCAGCGTATCATTCGGGCCGAACAAAACGTCGCCTTGGCAGACGAAGCCATGAAGTTGGCCCGCATTCAATTTAACGAAGGGGATATCGACCTGGTGGAACTGAACATATACGAACAATCGGCCACCAATGCGCGCTTGATCGATATCGCCTCCAAAGCCGACTTCCTCAAAGCCATTGCCGACTACCGAGCCGCTTTGAACATCACCCCAGATTCGTAATTGGCAGCGTTTGCACCAATAAAAAACGGCGTCTGTCCGCAGGGGACGCCGCCGCTTTCAACTGCGAGTTTGGCTAGGTTCGCTTAGCTAACTTTCTGTAGTAGCGAAACACGTCCCCCCACGACCCATTCGGCCAGGTAGATGTTGCCGTCGGCATCGAAGGTGGCCCCGTGAGGATGGACGAACTTGCCGGCGACCCACTGATCGCGCTGCTGGCGAACCTTCCGCCCGTTCGCATTCACATGCTTACGCCACGCGGGATCGTCGTCGAGATAGGTCAGCACGTTGTTGTCTTTGTCGAGCAAAGTCAGGCGCGAATCGAGTTCCCCCACCAGCATCACTTCGCCGCGTACATCTAGCGACGAAGGATAAACCAAGTTGTCGACGTAGCTGAGGTGCTCGCCATCGAGGGTGAAGTATTGCAGGCGATTATTGGCTCGGTCGGTCACGCACAGCGAAGCCTCGCGGCCTGGGCGGGTATCGACATACAAACCGTGCGGGCAATTCAACTCGCCCGGCTTGCTCCCCTTCCCTCCCCAACTGCGGACCCAGTTGGCGTCGGCGTCGTATTGATGAACGAAGTGCGAACCGTAGCCGTCACCGACATAAAAGCCACCCTCCGGAGCCAATGCGATGTTGGTGGGCGTGTACCGGCCAGCGTCCTGGTACCTGCCCGACTCTTGCGGAAAACCCTTCGTCCAGACAATCTCGCCGTTCAGGTCGAGCTTCGCGATTTGATGATTCTTGATATCGCTTAAGTAAAGAAACTCTTGGTTGCCTTCCTTCCGCAGATCAAGCCCATGCCCGCCGCCGTGGAATTCTTGACCGAACGAGCGAACGTATTTGCCGTCGGCATCGAACACCACAATCGCATCCAGGGGGTCTTTGGCCGGGCTTTGATGCGTGATGTAAATCAGGCCAGCCTCGTCGATCGCGACGTCGTGGGTGGCGCCCCATTGAATGCCCTCAGGCAGTTGTCCCCAGCCATGGTGGCACTCGTAAACGTACTCGCCCGAGCCGACGCGAAGCGGGCTGGAGCCTGACTTATTTTCAGCCCGCAGCAGAAGCGGGGCCGCAAAAGCCGTGGTCGCAGCGGCAGACGTTTGTAAAAATCGACGACGAGTAGGCAAAGACATGCGGTGCGAATCCTCTCAGGAAGTCAGCGAAGCAAGGCAAATAGCTAGAATCCAATGATGGACGCTGCATTTTACGAGAACTATCCCGAGGAACAACGCCCAATGTGCAAAAAGTTGCTTAGGTGGTGTTCGTCGTCTTTGGGTAGCTGTTAATGCGGAATTGCGACGTATTATTTAGCCCTTGTAGCTTGAGGCAAGGCCATTTTACCCAATCTTCATGTTGCGTCAGAAGAGATTTCTGCTCGCGATGGGAGAGTGGTTGTAAAAAGTCGCTTGACGAAAACAGACAGGTCTGTATGATCTCAGCATGGCAAAAGCAGAAAAGAAATCGAGTCCTCGACAACGGCTGATCGACACGGCAGAAAAGCTCTTCTATGCCGAAGGGGTACGGGCCGTGGGGATCGATCGTATTATTGCCGAGGCCGATGTCGCCAAGACAACGCTCTACAGCCACTTCCCCTCCAAGGATGATTTGATTTTAGCGGCGTTAGAAAAACGCGAAGTCGACGTCGATCAGATGTTCGAGCAAGGAATCAAAAAGTCGGTGCAGAAAGGTGGCACGCGGCTGGAAGGTTTTTTCGCGGCCTTGAAAAAGTGGTTTCAGCAAACCGGTTTTCGGGGCTGTTCGTTCATCAACGCCGCCGTCGAGTTAGCCGACAGCCAGCACGACGCGTCGCAGTTTGCTTCGGCTCACAAGCGGCGTTTTCATGCCCGCATTCAAGAGATCATCGCCCAGGACTACGATGCTGACGTCGCGGCCGCCACGGCCCCAGCGATTTCGCTGCTGGTCGAAGGGGCGATCATCAGCGCCGTCCTGTTAGGTTCGCCCAAACCAGCCGATACCGCCAAGAAGGCCGCGTTCCAAATGTTAGATTCATTCACAAAAAGCCGTAATAAGCCGTAACCAAGTTCCCTTTTTTTGCCTCTAACAAGACAGACCTGTCTGTATGGATATGGTTCTCACAAATAGATTAGGTGACTGCGGAACTGTGGTCGAGAGCGAAACATTAAGAAGTAGGCACCGCTCAGGTTCAATTTTTTTAGCAAGACAAAGACAGACCTGTCTGTATTGTGTTTCCAAGTTTACCCAACTGTTTTTTTGAAAGTAGGAGATCTTCCCATGCAACGTTTGAATTCCGTCGATCTGCAATCCGCAACTGGTCGCACCCAAGAGCTGTTGGAAAGCGTGAAAGGCGTGTTCGGTACGATTCCGAATTCGGCCCAGGTGATGGCCAATTCGCCTGCGGTTCTTAGCAGCTTTCTGGCCTTTAGCACGGCCATGGCAGACACAAAGATCGATGCCAAGCTGCAAAATCAGCTCAAGCTCATCACTAGCGAGAAAAACGAGTGCGACTACTGTTCGTCGCTGCTGGTTGCCGTGGCTCCGGCGATGGGGCTTTCGTCCGCCGATGTGCTGGCCGGGCGAAGCGGCCACAGTGAAGATACCCGCACCAAGGCCGCGTTGGCGTTTGCTCACGACGTGCTGGAAAACCGTGGCAAAGTGAGCGACGCCCGACTAGCCGCAGTCCGAGAAGCTGGCTTCAGCGATGCAGAAATCGTGGAGATGGTCGCCAGCGTGGTGCTGGGCTGCTTCACCAACTTCCTGAACAACGTCGCCGATACCGAACTCGATATTCCGGCAGCGGAACCGCTCGCTCCTGCGGCAAGCTGCGGTACGGATACCTGCTCGCACTAAGCGACGTTGCCCACCGCCGGGCAGACGCACGGTGCCACCCTGCCCGGCTTTCATTTTCTTTTGCACAAAGACTTCTCAAGGAACGATCAGATGCTTGACCTGCGTCCCCCATTCACTTTGGAAACGGCCACCGCCAAAGTTCGCGCGGCGGAAGATGCCTGGAACAGCCGCGATCCGCACCGTGTCTCGCTCGCCTACAGCGAAGATTCAGTCTGGCGAAATCGCAGCCAGTTTGTGACCGGCCGCGCGGCAATTCGTGACTTTTTAAGCACCAAGTGGCAAAACGAACACGACTATCGCCTGACGAAATCGCTGTGGAACTTCACGTCCAACCGCATCGCTGTCCGTTTTCAGTACGAATACCATAACGCCGCCGGACAGTGGTTTCGGGCTTATGGAAACGAGCTATGGGAATTCGACGAGCAAGGTCTCATGCGGCGACGCGAAGCCAGCATCAACGATGTCTCTATCCAAGCGAGTGAACGTCGTTTCCATTGGCCAGCCCCCGGCCCTCGGCCAGATACTGACCAAGGGATTCCTGCCGTGCAATGAGTTGTCATACGCAACAAACAAAGGAGACGTCATGACCAAAGTTACGAGCGACATTGCCTTCACGGCAGCGGTGAAAGCAATTCAAACCGAGCAAGGTTCGCGAGCTGCGTATGCCAAAATGGAACAGCGCGGAGGTTGGCGGACGCAAGTCACGCCTGAATTGGCAGCGTTCTTGGCGGAACTAGATATGTTTTACTTCGGTACGGCCAATGCGGCTGGGCAACCGTACATTCAGTACCGAGGCGGCAGTCCTGGCTTTCTGAAAGTGCTGGATGAAAAGACGCTCGCGTTTGCCGACTTCAGCGGCAACCGTCAGTACATTACCATCGGCAACCTTTCCGAAAACGCGCAAGCGTTCATCTTTCTGATGGATTACGTCCATAGCCGCCGCATCAAGCTGTGGGGCCAGGCACGTGTGATCGAAGGGGATAACGACTTAGAACAACGGCTGCAAGATCCAGATTATCCTGCGCGCGTCGAACGTGTCATCCTGTTTCAAATCGAAGCATGGGACATCAACTGCCCGCAGCACATCCACAAACGTTTCCCGCAGAAAGTGATTGCTCCGGTGATCGAAGAATTGGAAGCGAAAATTAAAACGTTAGAAGTTCGTTGAAACACCCTCGTCTTCCCGTTATTCTCCAGCAATATCTTCCCATTGCAAAGGATGGATCATGGCTTTACGAAAACGGGCCGGCGAAACTCAGGCGGCTTGGGTTGCTTCGACCGATTTGCTGAAGTCGCCGGGGCATGTCTTCTATAAAAAGTTGAATCAGCTGCTGGCCGGAGCCTTGTTGTTGGGGGCAATTACAAGCGTGCAAGCTGGCGAGAACGAGCAGCCTGCGGCAGCGGGTAACCCCGAGCAAGTAAGCTGCGTACGGATCGATCCGTTGGACCAGAATCGTGTACTGGGAGACGTCGGGGCGTCATCGATTGGTTTTTCAGGGGATGGTGAAGCGGTAATTGTTCGAGCTGCGCAACTGCCGCATCTTGCTCCGCTAGGCACTCTTTATCAACTGAAGACATCCGACTGGATTTCGCATCGCGTCAAGACGCCGCTACCCCGTGGGGGCAGGGCAATCGCATGTTCAATCCCCATTAAAACCGGCATAAATCTTGTCCAGCACCGTCTCGTCCCAGCCGGCGCGGAGGCGTTTTCCGCGGATGTTATCTTTGACGGTAGTGTCCTGCTTTAAAATATTGAGGGCCAGGCGGCGGAACGCGGCGGTGATTTCTGGGGCCTGACCGCGGCGGATGCGGCTGGCGTCTTCGGCAAAAATTACATCAAGCACCCAGTGCTGGCTATTTTCGATTCGCCAATGATCTCGAATCAGCCCGGCCAGGTGCTTCACCCGGGGCGGATGACTGCTGATAAAGAAAGACGTTTCGCACTGCTGCTTGTCGCCTGACTGACGCTCGCGAGTCGTATGTTTGCGAAGCCCCGGGACCTGGTAGTTTCGCTCGCCGAAGTCGGCGAACATCTCGAGCAACTTTCGATGTAGCGTCTCTTGGTTCCCGTTAGCGGTCAGCAGGTTATGGTTCTTGCCCCGATCAGTTCGCGGATCGATAACCTTTACAAACTGTTTGTAAATCAGAGCAGCAGGCCCAGACATCGTTCCCCTCCATGCCAGCAAAAACAGCCGTCACCCATCGACGGCTTGACGAATCGGAGAACAGTGCAATCCTTGAACCAAAACGACGACAACGTGCGATTGCCCTGGGTTGTGTGGTGGAAAGCCGGTCAATGCAGACAACGGCGCCCTTGGTGGCAGCGATCATATATTTTTTGAAGACGACCTGGATAAAATGAATCGGTAGCATAGGAAATGTGCAATTTAATTATATTATTTGTGTTCGTTGTAACATCAGCAGTATTTGGAGCTTGTTTCTATGGAGGAGAAATGGGGCTAACGCATTACGATCCTCGGGGATATTCGATTGCAGCAGCGTGTTTTGGCGGAGCGGCACTTCTAGCATTCGGCATTGTAAAGGTCGTATTGTTTTATGTCCGTGGCTTCTGGTCACAGACACGGCAGGGTGGCGATTAAACCATGCCACTGAGCCTTCCGCCTACCCTCTGCCGATGAACTTCAACCACAAATCACAAACCAAGAAAAGCCCTGGCAAAACGCCAGGGATTTTTGCTTAGCAGCCCGTTGAAAAACCCTCATCTCCTCGTTATTCTCCAGCAAGATCTTCCCATTGCAAAGGATGGATGATGGCTTTAGGAAAACGGGCCTGCGAAACTCAGGCGGCTTGGGTTGCTTCGACCGATTTGCCGAAGGCGCCGGGGCATGTGTTCTATAAAAAGTTGAATCAGCTGTTGACGGAGGCTTGGTTTGACGCGCAGCTGGAAGAGATTTGCCTTGCTTATTACGCCGATCAAGCCGAGTCGCAAACGCTGCACCATCCAATCCACCGCCCGCAACCTGGGCCTGATCCTGCGCACGCTCTTCGGAATCGGCACGGCACGCAGCCTGCAGGGCCTTGCAAGCCTTCTTTTGGCTCTCCAGCTTGCCCTGATCCTTGTTGAGAGACGCTTGAGAATCCTCGTTCAGCTTTGAACGATTACTAGCGATGCTGCAGGCAGTGAATCGCCCTCGTGGGGAATCGTCGCTTTTTCTACGGGCTGCTAATCCGGCCTTTAATTTTTTGTAATATCAAACGGAATATCCTGAATCCGTGCCCAAACGCATAGCGTAAATTCTCTTGCGCAAAACAGAGAATCGCGGCCGCCGATTGTTCAGAAATGGGCAATAAAATGGTAAGAAACGGACATCCTTTGTTTCGATATCACCAACACGTTGTATAAACACAGATATCGAATTCCCTCCGTCTGTTTCCCTCCGCTAATGGCCGCGCAACCGATGACTCGCAAGCTTTTTCCATGTTTTTGTCTGACGCTTTTGCTGGCGTTTCCTTGTCTGCATGCTTCCGCCGAAGAGGTAACTTCCAGCCAGAAGAATGCGCAGCCAGATTGGGTCACCTTCAACCCCAGCCCGCATCACAGCAGCAGGAAAGGGGAAGACGTGTCCGCGATCATCATGCACTTCACCGCCGGTGGCTCGCAGGCCGCGACGGTGGGATGGTTTCGTAATCCCAAAGCCAAGGTCTCGGCGCATTACGTTGTCGGTCGGGATGGAACCGTCACCCAGATGGTGCCGCTCGATCAAGCTGCCTGGCACGCTGGCAAAAGCAAGATCGGCGACAAGACCGGCGTCAACTCGTACAGCGTCGGTATCGAGATTTGCAACTGGGGTCCGCTCCGCCAAGTCGATGGCCAGTTCGTCAACTACACCGGCCGCAAGTACGATGGACCTACGCCAGTTCAGTCAGAGGATGGCCATTATTGGGAGCCCTACACCGACGCCCAGTATGCGACTTTGCTAAAGCTGTGCGAGTACTTAATCGACGAGTACGATATCACCCACATCACCGGCCATAGCGATATCGCGATTCCTCAAGGACGCAAAAACGATCCTGGCGAAGCGTTTCAGTGGGAGAAATTTCAAGTGGGTTTGAAAGATCGTAATGTCAAACATATCGGCCCCTTGACCGACGCCGAGTAGCCGCAAACGCGCGACCTAGCTTTTCTGTGGCTGCTGCTTTTTGGCGGCGGTTGTTTGCTTTTGGGTAGCGGCCAAGCAGGTAAAGTTATCGACGGCGGCTTCTAGACTGGCATAGCTGGCCGGCAGAGCAAGCGTTTTGCCATACGAAGACCAAGCCTCGGTTAAGTCTTCGTCGCAGATGACCAGCGTATGATCGCGGTTGGTTTCCAATGCTGTGGGAACTTCGCGGGCACTAAGGCCATTGATGATCACCGGCACAGCGCGATCCCCATCCCAGCGAACGAGGTCCAAGCCGAAGCCGGTAAGTAGTTCGGCCAGGAAATCGAAGCCGTCCATCGCACACCCGCGGTAGTGGACCTGCATTCGCTGTGTAACCTCAGGAGACTTGGCCGGGGACGCCGTTCGCTGCAACTCTTGACGGACGTTATCGATCAGGCCGCAAACGTCGCCGAGTCGCAAACGTTTGGCCACCGTTGGGTTGGGGATCTCCACGATATCGTGCGGTTCCCAACGTCCACAAGCAATCCAGCCAATCAAAATCGATAGCTTTAACAGCTCGATATCCTTGCGCACGCGTTCAGGGTGCTCGATGGCGTCGTCATAGCTTCGTTCGATTTGGCTCAGCGAGAACGTTAATTGCTCAGGCACCTTCCAATAACGCAGCAGCCGCGACATCAATTCCGATTGGGTTCCGCCAAAAACGCGACGAGTGGCTTCGGAGATATGGGGCACGCCTCCTTCGTTCACCACGGCCAGCATGGCGGCATACTCGGTGGGAAACGCCGTGCTTAGCGCGACATGCCCCAAGCAGTGCATGACCGCACCCACCAGCACACCAGGTGAAACCTCGAAGGTTTGCAGGCTGCAAAGATACTCGGCCACCAGGCGCGCGGCCATGCTGCGGCGACGGGCCAGGCCGATATCGATGAACGCTGAGGAAAGGTTCTTCAACACATTGCTGGCAGAAGCGGCCAGGGCCAACTCGCCGATGCGGCGGCGACCGATCCGATTGATCAACTCGCCCATGTCGGTAATCGGTTCATTCGTGGAATTGAACGCGCTGCTATTGCCAATTCGCAAGATCTCGCAGGTCAACGAAGGGTCGGTGGCGACGCAAGCGGCGATTTCTTCGCACTCGATTTCCTGCTCGTGCGCCATGCGATAAACTTCAATCGCGCGGGGCGAAAGAGGAAGTGCCTGAACGA
This window of the Bremerella cremea genome carries:
- a CDS encoding carboxymuconolactone decarboxylase family protein, encoding MQRLNSVDLQSATGRTQELLESVKGVFGTIPNSAQVMANSPAVLSSFLAFSTAMADTKIDAKLQNQLKLITSEKNECDYCSSLLVAVAPAMGLSSADVLAGRSGHSEDTRTKAALAFAHDVLENRGKVSDARLAAVREAGFSDAEIVEMVASVVLGCFTNFLNNVADTELDIPAAEPLAPAASCGTDTCSH
- a CDS encoding DUF1348 family protein, with translation MLDLRPPFTLETATAKVRAAEDAWNSRDPHRVSLAYSEDSVWRNRSQFVTGRAAIRDFLSTKWQNEHDYRLTKSLWNFTSNRIAVRFQYEYHNAAGQWFRAYGNELWEFDEQGLMRRREASINDVSIQASERRFHWPAPGPRPDTDQGIPAVQ
- a CDS encoding pyridoxamine 5'-phosphate oxidase family protein, coding for MTKVTSDIAFTAAVKAIQTEQGSRAAYAKMEQRGGWRTQVTPELAAFLAELDMFYFGTANAAGQPYIQYRGGSPGFLKVLDEKTLAFADFSGNRQYITIGNLSENAQAFIFLMDYVHSRRIKLWGQARVIEGDNDLEQRLQDPDYPARVERVILFQIEAWDINCPQHIHKRFPQKVIAPVIEELEAKIKTLEVR
- a CDS encoding ISAs1 family transposase, with the translated sequence MSGPAALIYKQFVKVIDPRTDRGKNHNLLTANGNQETLHRKLLEMFADFGERNYQVPGLRKHTTRERQSGDKQQCETSFFISSHPPRVKHLAGLIRDHWRIENSQHWVLDVIFAEDASRIRRGQAPEITAAFRRLALNILKQDTTVKDNIRGKRLRAGWDETVLDKIYAGFNGD
- a CDS encoding N-acetylmuramoyl-L-alanine amidase — translated: MTRKLFPCFCLTLLLAFPCLHASAEEVTSSQKNAQPDWVTFNPSPHHSSRKGEDVSAIIMHFTAGGSQAATVGWFRNPKAKVSAHYVVGRDGTVTQMVPLDQAAWHAGKSKIGDKTGVNSYSVGIEICNWGPLRQVDGQFVNYTGRKYDGPTPVQSEDGHYWEPYTDAQYATLLKLCEYLIDEYDITHITGHSDIAIPQGRKNDPGEAFQWEKFQVGLKDRNVKHIGPLTDAE
- a CDS encoding HDOD domain-containing protein, which produces MKQKQLRALLVDDDSLTRLNLRFFLEKEGFVCEYAEDGREALWKMGTSEFDVVITDLKMPNMHGHALAIELLSIEPRPLISVLTGIPEPQIMRDLIIRGVDDVTLKSTNFIAYGAKVRAMVDLRRLKELKPATKPEPMATKTEQGPARQLPGRVKLGEGLAEVVQALPLSPRAIEVYRMAHEQEIECEEIAACVATDPSLTCEILRIGNSSAFNSTNEPITDMGELINRIGRRRIGELALAASASNVLKNLSSAFIDIGLARRRSMAARLVAEYLCSLQTFEVSPGVLVGAVMHCLGHVALSTAFPTEYAAMLAVVNEGGVPHISEATRRVFGGTQSELMSRLLRYWKVPEQLTFSLSQIERSYDDAIEHPERVRKDIELLKLSILIGWIACGRWEPHDIVEIPNPTVAKRLRLGDVCGLIDNVRQELQRTASPAKSPEVTQRMQVHYRGCAMDGFDFLAELLTGFGLDLVRWDGDRAVPVIINGLSAREVPTALETNRDHTLVICDEDLTEAWSSYGKTLALPASYASLEAAVDNFTCLAATQKQTTAAKKQQPQKS